The Streptomyces sp. ALI-76-A nucleotide sequence TCGACGGCTATCTGTGCGAGATCAAGGACGTCCAGATCCGGGACGGCCTGCACATCCTCGGCGGCGGACCGGTCGGCGAGGCCCGGGTGAACCTGGTGCTGGCCGTGCTGCGCGCCTCGCAGGTGTGGGGCGGGCAGGCGAACGCCCTGCCGGGGCTGCGGGCCTGTCTCGCGACTCATTTCGGGCTCACCGAGAAGGAGTTGCTGGCCGAGCCCGGGGCGCCGGTCAAGGTCCCGGTGGAGCTGACGGACCTCGTCCAGGGCCCGGCCCGCTCGGCCGCCGACGCCATCGATCTGCTGGAGCAGCTGTGCCGGCGGTTCGCCGAGGGCATGGAGGCGCGCGGGTGGGCCGCCGCCGAGAGCGCACCTCTCGTGCGGGAGGTCATCGGCACCGGACTTCCCGACGCCGTCGCCGTACTGGAGTTCGCGTGCAACGAGGTCGTGCCGCGTCTGGAGAGGACCACCGACGAGATCGGGCACATCCTCAAGGCGCTGGACGGCGGTTACGTCCCGGCGGGGCCGTCCGGTTCGCCCACGCGCGGGCTGGTCAACGTGCTGCCGACCGGCCGCAACTTCTACTCCGTCGACCCCAAGGCGATCCCGTCCCGGCTGAGCTGGGAGGTCGGGCAGGCCCTCGCCGACTCGCTGGTGCAGCGCTACCTCCAGGACACCGGCGGGTATCCGGAGTCCGTCGGCCTGACGGTGTGGGGCACGTCCGCGATGCGCACCCAGGGCGACGACATCGCCGAGATCCTGGCGCTGCTGGGCTGCCGTCCGGTGTGGGACGACGCCTCGCGCCGGGTGACCGGCTTCGAGATCGTGCCCCCGGCCGAACTCGGGCGGCCCCGCATCGACGTCACGGTCCGCATCTCCGGCTTCTTCCGGGACGCGTTCCCGCACGTCGTCGCGCTGATCGACGACGCGGTGCGGGCGGTGGCCGAGCTGGCCGAGCCCGCCGACCAGAACTACGTGCGCGCGCACGCCGACGCGGACACCGCCGAGCACGGCGACCGGCGGCGCGCGACCGCCCGGATCTTCGGCTCCAAGCCGGGCGCGTACGGCGCCGGACTGCTGCCGCTGATCGACGCCCGCAACTGGCGCTCCGACGCCGACCTCGCCGAGGTGTACGCGGTGTGGGGCGGCTACGCCTACGGGCGCGGGCTGGACGGGCGGGCCGCGCGCGGCGACATGGAGACGGCGTTCAGGCGGATCGCGGTGGCCGCGAAGAACGTCGACACCCGCGAGCACGACCTCGTCGACGCCGACGACTACTTCCAGTACCACGGCGGCATGGTCGCCATGGTCCGGCACCTGACGGGCGCGAGCCCCGAGGCGTACGTGGGGGACTCGGCGACCCCGGACCAGGTGAAGACCCGCACGCTCGGCGAGGAGACCCACCGGGTCTTCCGGGCCCGGGTGGTCAACCCGCGCTGGATGGCGGCGATGCGGCGGCACGGCTACAAGGGCGCCTTCGAGATGGCGGCGACCGTGGACTACCTCTTCGGGTACGACGCCACGGCCGGGGTCGTGGACGACTGGATGTACGAGAAGCTCAGCGCCGAGTACGTCTTCGACCAGGAGAACCGGGACTTCATGAAGAAGTCCAACCCCTGGGCGCTGCGCGGCATCACGGAACGGCTCCTGGAGGCCGCCGAGCGCGGACTGTGGGCCGAGCCCGACGCGGACACCCTGGAACGGCTGCGGGCCACCTACCTGGAGCTGGAAGGCGACTTGGAGGGCGACGACAAGTGAGTACCCCGTTCCCGTTCACGGCCGTGGTCGGCCAGGACGACCTGCGGCTCGCGCTGCTGCTGAACGCCGTGTCCCCGGCGGTCGGCGGTGTGCTGGTGCGCGGTGAGAAGGGCACCGCCAAGTCGACGGCGGTACGGGCCCTTTCGGTGCTGCTGCCGGAGGTCGCCGTCGTCCCCGGCTGCCGTTTCTCGTGCGATCCCGCCGCGCCGGACCCGGCGTGCCCGGACGGGCCGCACGAGCCGGGGCCGGGGGTCGAACGGCCCGCGCGGATGGTCGAGTTGCCGGTCGGCGCCTCCGAGGACCGGCTCGTGGGCGCCCTGGACATCGAGCGGGCGCTCGCCGAGGGTGTGAAGGCCTTCGAGCCCGGCCTGCTCGCCGACGCGCACCGCGGGATCCTCTACGTCGACGAGGTCAACCTCCTCCACGACCACCTGGTCGACCTGCTGCTGGACGCGGCGGCCATGGGGGCGTCGTACGTGGAGCGCGAGGGTGTCTCCGTCCGGCACGCCGCGAAGTTCCTGCTGGTGGGGACCATGAACCCCGAAGAGGGCGAGCTGCGCCCGCAGTTGCTGGACCGGTTCGGGCTGACCGTGGAGGTCGCGGCCTCGCGGGAGCCCGACCAGCGGGTGGAGGTGGTCCGGCGGCGGCTCGCCCACGACGACGACCCGGCCGGCTTCGCCGCGCGGTGGGCCCACGAGGAGGGCGCCGTACGGGCGCGGATCGTGGCGGCGCGGGAGCTGCTGCCGTCGGTGCGGCTGGGCGACGGGGCGCTGCGGCAGATCGCGGCGACCTGCGCGGCGTTCGAGGTGGACGGCATGCGCGCCGACATCGTGATGGCGCGCACGGCGGTCGCGCTGGCCGCGTGGGCCGGGCGGACCGACGTGCTCGCCGAGGACGTCCGGCAGGCCGCGCTGCTCGCGCTGCCGCACCGCAGGCGTCGGAACCCCTTCGACGCGCCGGGGCTCGACGAGGACAAGCTCGACGAGACCCTGGAGGAGTTCGGGGAACCGGAGGACGACGATCCCGGTCCGGACGGGCCGGGCGGGGGCGGCGGACAGCCGCCGCGGGACGGGTCCGACGGGCCGCAGGACGGTGACACGGGTGGTGACACCGGTGCGCGGCCGGAGGCCGGGGAGGACGGCGAGCCGCAGCCGTCCGGCGCGGGCTCGGGTGAGCAGCAGCCCGCGCGGGCCGCCGAGCCCTTCCGTACCAAGGTGCTGAGCGTGCCCGGCCTCGGTGAAGGCGCCGCGGGGCGGCGGTCCCGGGCGCGGACCGAGCACGGGCGGACGACCGGGGCGCGCCGGCCCCGGGGAGCGCTGACCAAGCTGCACCTGGCGGCGACCGTGCAGGCCGCGGCGCCGCACCAGCGGGCGCGCGGGCGGTCGGGGCGCGGGCTGGTCGTGCGCCGGGACGATCTGCGGCAGGCGACCCGGGAGGGGCGCGAGGGCAACCTCGTGCTGTTCGTGGTCGACGCCTCGGGGTCCATGGCGGCCCGGCAGCGGATGAGTGCCGTGAAGGGTGCCGTGCTGTCGCTGCTGCTGGACGCGTATCA carries:
- a CDS encoding putative cobaltochelatase, encoding MSTPFPFTAVVGQDDLRLALLLNAVSPAVGGVLVRGEKGTAKSTAVRALSVLLPEVAVVPGCRFSCDPAAPDPACPDGPHEPGPGVERPARMVELPVGASEDRLVGALDIERALAEGVKAFEPGLLADAHRGILYVDEVNLLHDHLVDLLLDAAAMGASYVEREGVSVRHAAKFLLVGTMNPEEGELRPQLLDRFGLTVEVAASREPDQRVEVVRRRLAHDDDPAGFAARWAHEEGAVRARIVAARELLPSVRLGDGALRQIAATCAAFEVDGMRADIVMARTAVALAAWAGRTDVLAEDVRQAALLALPHRRRRNPFDAPGLDEDKLDETLEEFGEPEDDDPGPDGPGGGGGQPPRDGSDGPQDGDTGGDTGARPEAGEDGEPQPSGAGSGEQQPARAAEPFRTKVLSVPGLGEGAAGRRSRARTEHGRTTGARRPRGALTKLHLAATVQAAAPHQRARGRSGRGLVVRRDDLRQATREGREGNLVLFVVDASGSMAARQRMSAVKGAVLSLLLDAYQRRDKVGLVTFRGSAADVALPPTSSVDAAAVRLESLPTGGRTPLAAGLLRAHEVLRVERLRDPARRALVVVVTDGRATGGPEPVALAGRAARLFAADGVASVVVDCESGPVRLGLAGQLAGELGGTAVTLDELRADSIAGLVRDVQGNSGRAA